In candidate division KSB1 bacterium, the sequence GCGAAGGCGTTTCCCAGGAGTGATAAAGCGTCCCAACCGGACCTTCCTCGTATTCCATTGTAATAAGGATACTTTTTTCTACGCCGTTTTTGTGGCCGGGCCGAAGGCCTTTGATCGTTTTTACGTTTAGCCCCAGATTAGCAATCAAGTTAATCCAGTGAATGCCGCCTTCGAAAAGCGCGCCGCCGCCGGACAGCTCTGAGTCACTGCGCCACTCTTCTTTTTTTATGACCTGCTTTTTGAGGGCGTTGATGTGCACAAATAGAATTTCTCCGATTATACCGGACTTGATTAGGTCCCGTAATTTGAAAGCAAGCGGTTTGTAGAAGTAATTTTCCGCCACAAAAACCCGCCGGTCGGCTTTCTTCCGGGCTTTGCCAACTAATTTAAAATCGCTTGAATTCAAAAACGGTGGTTTTTCTACGATGACATGTTTGCCCGCTTCCAGGGCTTTCAAAGTCAGGTCGAGATGCTGCTTTGGCGGCGTGGCAATTAAAACGACATTAACATTTTCCGCTTGAATGGCGGCCATATACGATTCAAAAATCCCGTGACCGCTGAATTTCTGATTAAAGTTTTCCGCCTTGTTTTTATCCCTGCTGGCGTAATACAATTGAATTTTTTCGAATCCTGCCAGGGTTTTGCTGTGTATTTGAGTAGCTTTGCCGCAGCCAAGAAAGGCCAGGTTTATGGTGTTTTTCGTATTAGAGAATTTCATTTTTCAGAATATGCCGGCCCACACGCAACGCATTTGCCGAAATCGTTAAACTAGGATTCAGCCCCCCTGAGGTTGGCATGAAACTACCGTCAACCACGAACAGATTGTCGATTCCCCGAAATTGACAGTACTGATCCAGTGCGGAAGATTCCGGACTTTCACCCATGCGAACCGT encodes:
- a CDS encoding Gfo/Idh/MocA family oxidoreductase, with amino-acid sequence MKFSNTKNTINLAFLGCGKATQIHSKTLAGFEKIQLYYASRDKNKAENFNQKFSGHGIFESYMAAIQAENVNVVLIATPPKQHLDLTLKALEAGKHVIVEKPPFLNSSDFKLVGKARKKADRRVFVAENYFYKPLAFKLRDLIKSGIIGEILFVHINALKKQVIKKEEWRSDSELSGGGALFEGGIHWINLIANLGLNVKTIKGLRPGHKNGVEKSILITMEYEEGPVGTLYHSWETPSLFKGLRLSKIYGREGSITFESNGIFIFVRGRKKQLIFPGLKDIAGYKGMFRDFIDCIRNGRAPMFTFDLAEQDIKLIEKVYESI